In bacterium, the genomic window TTCATCCCCGGACCGGAGCTGTTCGGCAACCGCTGGCCGCTCAAGGTAGCCGAAGGCTACGAGTTCGAGGCGTATGCGAACCGCAACTCACTGCCCTACATCGAGACCTACGGGCTCGCGGGCGTGCGGACGATGCTGCGCGGGACTCTGCGCAACCCGGGCTGGTGCGAAACGCTCAAGGCGATTGCCGACCTCGGCGTACTCAAGGACGACAGCGTGAAGACCGGCATCGCCGGCCTGACCCCGGCGGCCTGGCTGCGCGGGTACGTTCCGGCGAGGGCAGGCGCGAGCGGCTTACGCGCGGACGTCGCCGCAAAGCTGGGTCTGAAGCCGGACCACCCGATACTCGAACGGTTCGCCTGGCTCGGCCTGTTCGACGAGAAGCCCATCGGCCTCGATGCGGGCTCGAACCTCGACATCCTCGCCAAGCAGATGCTCGACCGGATGGCCTACAAGCCGGCAGAGCGCGACATGATCGTCCTGCACCACGAGTTCATCGCGGAAATGCCTCAAGCCGAGAGAATTTACTCGACGCTCATCGCCTTCGGCGAGCCGAACGGCGATTCTTCCATGGCGCGGACCGTGAGCCTGCCTGCCGCAATCGGTGTCCGCATGATCCTGCACGGCGAGCTGAAGCTCACCGGCGTCCAGATACCGGTGCTGCCCGAAATCTACGGACCGGTTCTCTCCGAGCTGGCGCGGCTCGGCATCGAGTGCAAGGAGCGGAAAGCCCCGGTCTCCTGACCTGGATTCCTGCTGATTCAAGGGCGGCCTCCCGGCCGCCCTTGTCGTTGACCGGGGCCACGAATCCGGCATTGAACCACAGAGCTCACGGAGACTCTGAGATTGCGGCCCGAGAACCGGGTCTTCACTAGCTCATCGTTTCTCTGTTCCACAATGGTGCAACAAGGTCGATTCCGCAACTCCGACGGCCCAGTTCGTCTCTGTACTGCTGCTACCCGGTCTTTCTTGGTCGCTGTGTTTGGGGCGTCTTGACTCTTGGCTCTTGCCCTTTGGCTTTTGACTCGCGCGTCCGACGCGCGCCATGTCCTCGGTGGTTCTCTCAAAGTCGGCTCCGGTGCGCGGCCTGGCCCTTGACAATCGGCTATTGCAGTTCTAGAATCGAGTGGACAAAGGTCAGGTGTCAATATGGTGAGGCTAAGACTTGTCCTCTGCGTGCTCGTGCTGGGGTTCGGCACGTCCGTTGTCCGAGCCCAATGGCTGGAGAAGACCATCTATCTACCCGACTCGTTCGGCGGGCTGTTACACCCGCAGTGCCTTGTCTATGACTCTGCCAACAACACCGTCTACGTCGGCGTCGTGTGCGGTAAATGCGTGCTCGCGATTGATGGGACCACGAACCAGAGGATTGCACGAATCCCAGCCGATTCCGATGGGATGGCTCTCTGCTACAACTCGACCAACAACAAGGTTTACTGCGCGAACGCGGGATCATACCGGACCTGGGACTCGACCGTGACCGTGATCGACGGCGCAGCCGACACTGCCATCACGACCGTGATCGCAGGTGTCGCGCCTTGGGCCGACTGCTACAACTCGCAGAACAACAAGATCTACTGCGCGAACGCTGGCAGCAGCAACGTGACCGTGATTGACGGCGCGACGAACGGCGTCATCGCGACTGTGATCGCAGCTAGCTCTCCTCGGGCTCTCTGCTACAACGCAACCAACAACAAGGTCTACTGTGTGAACTATGGGAGCTGGAACGTGACCGTGATTGACGGCGCGACGAACGGCGTCCTCGCCACCGTGACCGTTGGCAGCAAACCGGGTGCCCTCTGCTACAGCCCGACCAACAACAAGGTTTACTGCGCGAACGGGGGGGACAGCACAGTGACTGTTGTAGACGGCGCGACCAACGGGATCATCGCTACCGTGACTGCAGGCTTGTATCCTTGTGCCCTCTGCCACAATCTCCAGAACAACAAGGTATACTGCACGAACTATGGCAGCGGCAACGTAGCCGTGATTGACGGCGCGACCGACAGCGTAATCGCCACCGACACGGCTGGTAGCAGTCCCCACGCTCTCTGCTACAACCCGCAGAACAACAGGATTTACTGCGCGAACTATGGCAGCGGCAACGTGACCGTGATTGACGGCGTGACCGACAGCGTTATCGCCACCGTGGTTGCAGGTAGCGAACCTTGTGCCCTCTGCTACAACCCGCACGACAATAAGGTCTACTGCGCGAACTATGGGAGCGGTGAAGTGACTGTGATCGACGGCGCGACCAACGGCGTCATCGCGACCGTGGCGCCGGGCTGCAACCCTCAGGCCTTCTGTTACAACGC contains:
- a CDS encoding saccharopine dehydrogenase C-terminal domain-containing protein, translating into MKKILILGAGLVSRPMVRYLLDVPDFEVVVASRTVSKAQELVGSHPRGKAVALNVENDADLDKQVAGADLAVSLLPYTFHVKVAGLCLKYKKPLVTTSYVSDAMRALDAQARAAGVIFLNEMGLDPGIDHMSAMKIIHGVQKAGGKVASFMSYCGGLPAPEANDNPLGYKFSWSPKGVVMAGRNDARYLKDGKEVFIPGPELFGNRWPLKVAEGYEFEAYANRNSLPYIETYGLAGVRTMLRGTLRNPGWCETLKAIADLGVLKDDSVKTGIAGLTPAAWLRGYVPARAGASGLRADVAAKLGLKPDHPILERFAWLGLFDEKPIGLDAGSNLDILAKQMLDRMAYKPAERDMIVLHHEFIAEMPQAERIYSTLIAFGEPNGDSSMARTVSLPAAIGVRMILHGELKLTGVQIPVLPEIYGPVLSELARLGIECKERKAPVS